In Actinomadura citrea, a single window of DNA contains:
- a CDS encoding PPOX class F420-dependent oxidoreductase: MDTTSTLEKLRKQRTVLLTSYRKDGTPVGTPVNIVVRGDRAYFRTYDKAFKARRLERNPEVEIAPSTFRGEVRGPGAHGRARLLTEEEARPIRRLLARKHPFLQGFAVPLAHKLKGYRTLHYELTLPGD; encoded by the coding sequence ATGGACACCACATCGACGCTTGAGAAGCTGAGGAAGCAGCGCACCGTCCTGCTGACGAGCTACCGCAAGGACGGGACGCCGGTCGGGACGCCGGTGAACATCGTCGTCCGCGGCGACCGCGCCTACTTCCGCACCTACGACAAGGCGTTCAAGGCCAGGCGGCTGGAGCGCAACCCGGAGGTGGAGATCGCGCCGAGCACCTTCCGGGGCGAGGTACGGGGGCCCGGGGCACACGGCCGCGCCCGCCTCCTCACCGAGGAGGAGGCGCGGCCGATCCGCAGGCTGCTCGCCCGCAAGCACCCGTTCCTGCAGGGGTTCGCGGTGCCGCTGGCCCACAAGCTGAAGGGCTACCGGACGCTGCACTACGAGCTCACGCTCCCCGGGGACTGA
- the eda gene encoding bifunctional 4-hydroxy-2-oxoglutarate aldolase/2-dehydro-3-deoxy-phosphogluconate aldolase: MIAEDLFDLAPVIPVVVLDDVEAAVPLARALVEGGLPVIEVTLRTPSAPAAIARIAAEVPDAVVGAGTVVRPEDAERSAAAGAKFLVSPGCTARLQAAMVATGLPFLPGVATASEAIALLESGITAMKFFPAEAAGGAAYLKALGGPLPQIRFCPTGGIGLRNAAEYLALGNVGCVGGSWLTPADALRDGDWDRVAKLASEAAALRTT; encoded by the coding sequence ATGATCGCCGAAGACCTGTTCGACCTCGCGCCCGTCATCCCCGTGGTGGTGCTGGACGACGTCGAGGCCGCCGTCCCGCTGGCCCGCGCCCTGGTGGAGGGCGGCCTCCCGGTGATCGAGGTGACGCTGCGCACCCCGTCCGCGCCGGCGGCGATCGCCCGGATCGCCGCCGAGGTCCCGGACGCCGTGGTGGGCGCGGGGACCGTCGTGCGCCCCGAGGACGCCGAGCGCTCGGCCGCCGCCGGGGCGAAGTTCCTGGTCAGCCCCGGTTGCACGGCCCGCCTCCAGGCGGCGATGGTCGCGACCGGGCTGCCGTTCCTGCCGGGCGTCGCGACCGCTTCGGAGGCCATCGCCCTGCTGGAGAGCGGGATCACGGCGATGAAGTTCTTCCCGGCCGAGGCGGCGGGCGGCGCCGCCTACCTCAAGGCGCTGGGCGGGCCGCTGCCGCAGATCCGGTTCTGCCCGACGGGCGGGATCGGCCTGCGCAACGCCGCCGAGTACCTCGCGCTCGGCAATGTCGGCTGCGTCGGCGGCTCCTGGCTCACCCCCGCGGACGCCCTCCGTGACGGCGACTGGGACCGCGTCGCAAAGCTCGCCTCCGAGGCGGCGGCACTGCGCACCACCTGA